A region from the Campylobacter blaseri genome encodes:
- a CDS encoding thermonuclease family protein yields the protein MRNKYLFNLIYFLTILLLFLIIDIFHIGNTLIVNYVADGDTIHFNKGVKCRLMYIDAPENFENKKFLRDYSQCQNTTKKELLNAGKNSTYFLRSIIKKGDQLTVKIIDTDQFNRQVCIIFKNNENINNIMIEEGYAVPYQKFIHTKDRAFYNELVNNSKNNKKGNWDKYYDFMNCLLNIRN from the coding sequence TTGAGAAATAAATATCTTTTTAATTTAATTTATTTTTTAACAATATTATTGCTATTTTTGATTATAGATATATTTCATATAGGCAATACTCTCATAGTAAATTACGTAGCTGATGGAGATACAATCCATTTTAATAAAGGCGTAAAGTGTAGACTTATGTATATTGATGCTCCAGAGAATTTTGAAAATAAAAAATTTCTAAGAGACTATAGTCAATGCCAAAATACAACAAAAAAAGAACTTCTAAATGCAGGTAAAAATTCAACATATTTTTTAAGAAGTATTATAAAAAAAGGTGATCAATTGACTGTAAAAATTATAGATACAGATCAGTTTAACAGGCAAGTTTGCATAATTTTTAAAAATAATGAAAATATAAATAATATAATGATAGAAGAGGGCTATGCAGTTCCTTATCAAAAATTTATACACACAAAAGACAGGGCTTTTTACAATGAATTAGTAAATAATAGCAAAAATAATAAAAAAGGAAATTGGGATAAATACTATGACTTCATGAATTGCCTACTAAACATAAGAAATTAA
- the modA gene encoding molybdate ABC transporter substrate-binding protein produces MKKIFLLFCLVVGLGASDIRIAAGAGYKKMTLELLQNFKNQNKIEAIFGNMKQVTTQAKNQDITLIIGDKRYLDSSNLDKIGEQKIGNGKLVLIYPKNTEIKSINDLTNENIKKVALPDSKKAIYGIASSQALKSANLDIENKLLFVSTVPQSASYVLSGEVDAGFINLSEALSIKDKIGGMVKVDESLYEPIQIIALKLDSCSKFEVCGEFLEFLQTKKAKEIISKYGL; encoded by the coding sequence ATGAAAAAAATATTTTTATTATTTTGTTTGGTAGTGGGTTTAGGTGCTAGCGATATTCGTATCGCAGCTGGTGCAGGGTATAAAAAGATGACATTGGAGCTTTTGCAAAATTTCAAAAATCAAAATAAGATAGAAGCTATTTTTGGAAATATGAAGCAAGTTACTACTCAAGCTAAAAATCAAGATATAACACTAATTATAGGCGATAAAAGATATCTTGATAGCTCAAATTTAGATAAAATTGGCGAACAAAAGATAGGTAATGGAAAGCTAGTTTTAATATATCCAAAAAATACAGAAATTAAAAGCATAAATGATTTAACAAATGAAAATATAAAAAAAGTAGCTTTACCAGATAGCAAAAAAGCAATTTATGGCATAGCTTCCTCGCAAGCTCTAAAAAGTGCAAATTTAGATATAGAAAATAAACTTTTATTTGTCTCAACCGTTCCTCAAAGTGCCTCTTATGTCTTAAGTGGCGAAGTTGATGCTGGATTTATTAACTTAAGTGAAGCTTTGTCTATAAAGGATAAAATTGGTGGTATGGTTAAAGTTGATGAGAGTTTATATGAACCTATACAAATCATAGCTTTAAAATTAGATAGTTGTTCTAAATTTGAAGTTTGTGGCGAGTTTTTAGAGTTTTTACAAACTAAAAAAGCAAAAGAGATTATAAGCAAATATGGTCTATGA
- the modB gene encoding molybdate ABC transporter permease subunit, whose translation MIEFTPFYVSFKLAFITTFVLFFLVLPLAWKLSQSKSKFKPIIESICAMPLVLPPTVMGFYLLFAFSKNSFIGSFLYESFGIELVFSFTGLVFASCIYSLPFMFQPLLSGFESLNKNIIEASYLSGKGKLTTLFKIALPNIKPSLLTALVVTFAHTVGEFGIVLMVGGSMEGKTKVASIAIYEFTELLDYKSAHIYSFIMLCMSFVVLFSVYFFNHKNRAK comes from the coding sequence ATGATTGAATTTACCCCATTTTATGTCTCATTTAAATTAGCATTTATAACAACTTTTGTGCTATTTTTTCTTGTTTTACCACTTGCTTGGAAACTTAGCCAAAGCAAAAGTAAGTTTAAGCCTATTATTGAAAGTATCTGTGCTATGCCACTTGTCTTACCTCCTACTGTTATGGGTTTTTATCTACTTTTTGCATTTTCTAAAAACTCTTTTATTGGAAGTTTTTTATATGAAAGTTTTGGAATAGAATTAGTTTTTAGCTTTACTGGACTTGTTTTTGCAAGCTGTATTTACTCTTTGCCTTTTATGTTTCAGCCACTGCTTAGTGGTTTTGAGAGTCTTAACAAAAATATAATTGAGGCATCATATTTAAGCGGAAAAGGCAAGCTTACAACACTTTTTAAAATTGCTTTGCCAAATATCAAACCATCACTTTTAACTGCACTTGTAGTTACATTTGCTCATACTGTTGGGGAGTTTGGGATAGTTTTAATGGTTGGTGGAAGTATGGAAGGAAAGACAAAGGTTGCTAGTATTGCTATTTATGAATTTACTGAACTTCTTGATTATAAATCAGCACATATTTATAGCTTTATAATGCTTTGTATGAGCTTTGTAGTGCTTTTTAGTGTTTATTTTTTTAACCATAAAAACAGGGCAAAATAG
- a CDS encoding nitrous oxide reductase accessory protein NosL — protein sequence MKRRFFLKSTAIFATLGCTSSFFLSTGLFANDKKMDFRVVSLEKVTILQDGESKNFCSVCGMSLNMFYKTNHAVNINGKTHQYCSIHCMHQEAMLKKILPDNPKVVDTASLKFIDATTAIYVYSSSMPATMSSISSYAFKNKEDAKKFQKKFGGSLLTYEEVSNATQKTLEDDIKLIDRRQSMAARRGEKIYKATCIKIDKKFSTPAEAKAYILKNNVCPNLTQKELSQVAHYLTKK from the coding sequence ATGAAAAGAAGATTTTTTTTAAAATCAACAGCAATTTTTGCAACCCTAGGATGTACATCAAGTTTTTTCTTGTCAACAGGTCTGTTCGCTAATGATAAAAAAATGGATTTTAGAGTTGTTTCTTTAGAAAAGGTAACTATTTTACAAGATGGAGAATCTAAAAATTTCTGTTCAGTTTGTGGAATGAGCTTAAATATGTTTTATAAAACAAATCACGCTGTAAATATTAATGGCAAAACACACCAATACTGCTCTATCCACTGTATGCATCAAGAGGCTATGTTAAAAAAAATACTTCCAGATAATCCTAAAGTAGTTGATACAGCTTCTTTAAAATTTATTGATGCTACTACTGCTATTTATGTATATAGCTCCAGTATGCCAGCTACCATGTCTTCTATTAGCTCATATGCTTTTAAAAACAAAGAAGACGCAAAAAAATTTCAAAAAAAATTTGGAGGATCTCTTTTAACCTATGAAGAGGTTTCAAATGCTACTCAAAAAACCTTAGAAGATGATATAAAACTTATAGATAGAAGACAATCTATGGCAGCAAGAAGAGGTGAAAAAATCTATAAAGCAACCTGCATAAAGATAGATAAGAAATTCTCTACTCCAGCAGAGGCAAAAGCATATATCTTAAAAAACAACGTATGTCCAAATTTAACTCAAAAAGAGTTATCTCAAGTTGCACACTATCTAACTAAAAAATAG
- a CDS encoding peptidylprolyl isomerase, whose amino-acid sequence MKKIFFIILFLFSTLFANRVILETSEGNITLSLFPEVAPKAVENFQTHIKNGYYDGLIFHRVIKGFMMQGGDPTGTSRNGNSIWNKDFEDEFMEGVEFDKAGVLAMANAGPNTNGSQFFITFDKTPWLNGYHTIFGEVVDGFDVLKKIETSPTNKYDRPIEDIKIIKAIFQELVN is encoded by the coding sequence ATGAAAAAAATATTTTTTATAATACTATTTTTATTTTCAACACTTTTTGCTAATAGGGTAATTTTGGAAACAAGTGAGGGAAATATAACGCTTTCTTTATTTCCAGAAGTTGCACCAAAAGCAGTTGAAAATTTTCAAACTCATATTAAAAATGGATATTATGATGGACTAATTTTTCACAGAGTTATAAAAGGCTTTATGATGCAAGGTGGTGATCCAACAGGAACCAGTAGAAATGGGAACTCTATATGGAATAAAGATTTTGAAGATGAGTTTATGGAGGGAGTTGAGTTTGATAAAGCAGGAGTTTTAGCTATGGCAAATGCGGGTCCAAACACAAATGGAAGTCAATTTTTTATTACATTTGATAAAACGCCGTGGCTAAATGGATATCATACTATTTTTGGTGAAGTTGTTGATGGTTTTGATGTGTTAAAAAAGATAGAAACCTCTCCTACAAACAAATATGACAGACCTATTGAAGATATAAAAATTATAAAAGCAATTTTTCAAGAACTTGTAAATTAA
- the tilS gene encoding tRNA lysidine(34) synthetase TilS, protein MQKLSLDDEILQIARQNRSILAFSYGVDSTALFYILVNLKIDFDLAFVNYNTRPSSNTEEESARELAKEFNKKIYVKNVQLVLEDSSNFEQKARDVRYKFFDEICTEFNYKYLITAHNLNDLFEWFLMRFSKGAGVCNLIGMSKIDPKQNYTILRPLLDTSKNEILNFLDTNEIKYFFDKSNLDTNFERNYIRSKFSNQFIQEFHPGVKKSFEFLNEDKKHLQGKFIYEDEKFFIIQNTPFSMNLIDKAVKKLGISMSQKQRLEASKDSVISGKIAIGYNEKLVCVSPFKINKMDKKFKEICRIKKVPKHNRGFIYENRHLLDKF, encoded by the coding sequence TTGCAGAAATTATCTCTTGATGATGAAATTTTACAGATTGCTAGACAAAACAGATCCATTTTAGCTTTTTCATATGGAGTTGATAGCACTGCTCTTTTTTATATATTAGTAAATTTAAAAATTGATTTTGATTTAGCTTTTGTAAACTACAACACAAGACCAAGTAGCAATACAGAAGAAGAAAGTGCAAGAGAATTAGCCAAAGAATTTAACAAAAAAATCTATGTAAAAAATGTCCAACTAGTTTTAGAAGACTCATCAAATTTTGAACAAAAAGCAAGAGATGTGAGATATAAATTTTTTGATGAAATTTGCACTGAATTTAACTATAAATACCTAATAACAGCACATAATTTAAATGATTTGTTTGAATGGTTTTTAATGAGATTTAGTAAAGGTGCTGGAGTTTGTAACCTTATTGGTATGAGTAAAATTGACCCAAAACAAAACTATACAATTCTAAGACCACTTTTAGATACAAGTAAAAATGAAATTTTAAATTTTTTAGATACAAATGAGATTAAATACTTTTTTGATAAATCAAACCTAGATACTAATTTTGAAAGAAATTATATAAGATCAAAATTTAGCAATCAGTTTATTCAAGAATTTCATCCAGGAGTTAAAAAAAGTTTTGAGTTTTTAAATGAAGATAAAAAGCATTTACAGGGCAAATTTATATATGAAGATGAGAAATTTTTTATAATACAAAATACTCCTTTTTCGATGAATTTAATTGATAAAGCGGTAAAAAAACTAGGAATTTCAATGAGTCAAAAACAAAGGCTAGAAGCAAGCAAAGACTCTGTTATAAGTGGTAAAATAGCTATAGGATATAATGAAAAACTAGTTTGCGTATCTCCATTTAAAATAAACAAAATGGACAAAAAATTCAAAGAAATTTGTAGAATCAAAAAGGTGCCTAAGCATAATAGAGGCTTTATTTATGAAAATAGGCACCTTCTAGATAAATTTTAA
- a CDS encoding TOBE domain-containing protein, with amino-acid sequence MNRILAKVVKIQENGALHKVNFSSQIGNLSLVSLDLNLKIDQEVTLGFKSSAVAIGRLNDDMLSYSNQIKVKIRSIEKGQILTKVVASVNQEFITSIITTDSANRLNLKVEENAVFLIKATDVFVVSYD; translated from the coding sequence ATGAATAGGATTTTAGCAAAAGTAGTTAAGATTCAAGAAAATGGGGCTTTACATAAGGTAAATTTTAGTAGTCAAATTGGAAATTTATCCTTAGTAAGCCTTGATCTTAATCTTAAAATAGACCAAGAGGTAACTCTTGGCTTTAAATCAAGTGCTGTTGCCATTGGTAGACTTAATGATGATATGTTAAGCTACTCTAATCAAATTAAAGTAAAGATTAGAAGCATTGAAAAAGGGCAAATCTTAACCAAAGTAGTAGCATCAGTAAACCAAGAGTTTATAACTAGCATTATAACTACAGATTCTGCAAATAGACTAAATTTAAAAGTAGAAGAAAATGCGGTTTTTTTGATTAAAGCAACAGATGTTTTTGTGGTGAGTTATGATTGA
- the modD gene encoding ModD protein, with translation MITNSEILEYINEDLPFMDLTTSLQSYEKTKARLELFTRVDCVASCTEISAKIAEILDCEVKFVKSSRSFAKEGDMLLAYEGEYANIHKAWKLTQVLLEYSCAIATYTNKMLNLAKSVNQKCQILGTRKTFPFAKKFCVQALLDGGGEVHRLNLSDSILFFDKHRIVYKNSDEFFADLRAIKHKVPEKKVVVEALNLDDAIKLLEIADVIQLDKMSLEDTKKIVELRDKNYKNVKIISAGGINVNNVKDYASCGIDAVVTSAMYLSGIGNIKAKISKI, from the coding sequence ATGATAACAAATAGTGAAATTTTAGAGTATATAAATGAAGATTTACCTTTTATGGATTTGACTACAAGTTTGCAAAGTTACGAAAAAACTAAAGCAAGATTAGAGCTTTTTACTAGAGTTGATTGCGTAGCTTCTTGCACTGAAATTTCAGCAAAAATAGCTGAAATTTTAGATTGTGAAGTAAAGTTTGTAAAATCAAGTAGAAGTTTTGCAAAAGAGGGCGATATGCTTTTAGCTTACGAAGGAGAGTATGCAAACATTCACAAAGCTTGGAAGCTTACTCAGGTTTTACTTGAATACTCTTGTGCCATTGCAACTTATACAAATAAAATGCTAAATTTGGCTAAAAGTGTAAATCAAAAATGTCAAATTTTAGGAACTAGAAAAACTTTTCCTTTTGCAAAAAAGTTTTGTGTGCAAGCTTTGCTCGATGGTGGAGGAGAAGTTCATCGGCTAAATTTAAGTGATAGCATTTTATTTTTTGATAAACATAGAATTGTCTATAAAAACAGCGATGAGTTTTTTGCAGACTTGAGAGCCATTAAACATAAAGTGCCAGAGAAAAAAGTAGTAGTTGAAGCTCTAAATTTAGATGATGCAATAAAACTTTTAGAGATTGCAGATGTGATTCAACTTGATAAAATGAGTTTGGAAGATACTAAAAAGATAGTTGAACTTAGAGATAAAAATTATAAAAATGTTAAGATAATCTCAGCTGGTGGAATTAATGTAAATAATGTAAAAGATTATGCTAGTTGTGGAATTGATGCAGTAGTTACAAGTGCAATGTATCTAAGTGGTATTGGAAATATAAAGGCAAAGATTTCAAAAATCTAA
- a CDS encoding molybdate ABC transporter permease subunit — protein sequence MVYEPFILSAKILACCFFLFMIFGTYLANFLATTNSKLKWLVEALVTLPLIFPPVAIGFFLLILLGKNGFIGSFFANLNIYFIFEFKALVIAGFIAGIPLFVKPVQSAIELFPKNVKEASLISGKSEFKTLIFIVLPSIKKSIFQALIIALGRALGEVGISLMIGGNITHKTDTLSLAIYNAVFDGDYDLAMMLSLVLIIISTLLFIILNIINKKS from the coding sequence ATGGTCTATGAGCCATTTATTTTAAGTGCTAAAATTTTAGCTTGTTGTTTTTTTCTTTTTATGATTTTTGGAACGTATTTAGCAAATTTTTTAGCAACTACAAACTCAAAACTTAAGTGGCTAGTTGAAGCTTTGGTAACTTTGCCACTTATTTTTCCACCTGTTGCTATTGGCTTTTTTCTTTTGATTTTGCTTGGAAAAAATGGTTTTATTGGCTCATTTTTTGCAAATTTGAATATATATTTTATATTTGAGTTTAAAGCTTTAGTTATAGCTGGTTTTATAGCAGGAATTCCTCTTTTTGTAAAACCTGTTCAATCAGCCATTGAACTTTTTCCAAAAAATGTAAAAGAGGCCTCTTTGATAAGTGGAAAAAGCGAGTTTAAAACACTTATTTTTATAGTTTTACCAAGCATTAAAAAAAGCATATTTCAAGCACTAATTATTGCTTTAGGTCGTGCTTTAGGCGAAGTTGGCATAAGCTTAATGATAGGTGGAAACATAACTCACAAAACCGATACTCTCTCACTTGCTATTTATAATGCAGTTTTTGATGGGGATTATGATTTGGCAATGATGTTAAGCTTGGTGTTAATAATTATTTCAACACTTTTGTTTATAATACTAAATATAATAAATAAAAAAAGTTAG
- the modA gene encoding molybdate ABC transporter substrate-binding protein, with protein MKKFIFLLISACILSASEIRVAAAANIGYVIDELKKEFLKDRADDKIEVALASSGKLNTQIKNGANYSIFMAANMKFANDLYDNGFTNNKAEIYARGVLVMFSAKTRDMSRGLELLKDKDIHKIAVANTKTAPYGIASLEAFKNAKVFDEISSKLVYAESISGVLPYALSAAEIGFIPKSALVGKNEYIAGKNYIEVDKSLYTPLDQGMILLKGYEDNKLATDFYNFLKSDRAKKIFKTYGYE; from the coding sequence ATGAAAAAATTCATATTTTTACTAATTAGTGCCTGTATCTTAAGTGCTTCTGAAATAAGAGTAGCTGCGGCTGCAAATATTGGTTATGTAATTGATGAATTAAAAAAAGAGTTTTTAAAAGACCGAGCTGATGACAAGATAGAAGTTGCATTAGCAAGTAGTGGTAAGTTAAATACTCAGATAAAAAATGGAGCTAACTACTCCATTTTTATGGCTGCAAATATGAAATTTGCTAATGATTTATATGATAATGGATTTACAAACAACAAGGCTGAAATTTATGCTAGAGGTGTTTTGGTAATGTTTAGTGCAAAAACGCGTGATATGAGCCGTGGGCTAGAGCTTTTAAAAGATAAAGACATTCACAAAATTGCAGTAGCAAATACAAAAACAGCACCTTATGGTATAGCTAGCTTGGAAGCATTTAAAAATGCAAAAGTATTTGATGAGATTAGCTCAAAATTAGTCTATGCTGAGAGCATTTCGGGAGTTTTACCTTATGCTTTGAGTGCAGCTGAGATTGGCTTTATTCCAAAATCTGCACTAGTAGGCAAAAATGAGTATATAGCGGGTAAAAACTACATTGAGGTTGACAAAAGCCTCTACACTCCACTTGATCAAGGTATGATTTTGCTAAAAGGCTATGAAGATAACAAATTAGCGACAGATTTTTATAATTTCTTAAAAAGCGATAGAGCTAAAAAGATTTTTAAAACTTACGGCTATGAATAG
- a CDS encoding ACT domain-containing protein: protein MLDFSLVGVLSSITQILAKNDIGIFVISTFNTDYIFVKEHNLNKAIKALEQNNYNIS from the coding sequence ATTCTTGATTTCTCTTTAGTTGGTGTTTTATCATCAATTACTCAAATTTTAGCCAAAAATGATATAGGAATTTTTGTTATCTCTACATTCAATACCGATTATATATTTGTAAAAGAACATAATTTAAATAAAGCTATAAAAGCATTAGAGCAAAATAACTATAACATTTCTTAA
- a CDS encoding TOBE domain-containing protein: MELVSNFIIKLNESDFILEKRIKLLKEIEKTGSILQAAKNVPMSYKSAWDTIDLMNNLSDEVLVERKAGGKSGGGSYLSEYAKKLIITYEKIEEIQASFLEQISKNADYHSGNILNLQRIAMQISARNVFVGKVVELTPGVVNSEVVLELKSGVKIASIITKNSVENLGLEIGKEAKAIIKSTSVMISSEKDLKISARNVLKGKISKINEGAVNAEVSLDLGENQILTSIITINSIKNLGLKVGDEAYGVIKSTSVMIGL; the protein is encoded by the coding sequence ATGGAGCTAGTATCAAATTTTATTATTAAATTGAATGAGAGTGATTTTATTTTAGAAAAAAGAATAAAGTTGTTAAAAGAGATAGAAAAAACAGGCTCGATTTTACAAGCTGCTAAAAATGTTCCTATGAGTTATAAGTCTGCTTGGGATACTATTGATTTGATGAACAATTTATCAGATGAAGTTTTAGTTGAAAGAAAGGCTGGTGGTAAGTCTGGAGGCGGAAGCTATCTTAGCGAGTATGCTAAAAAACTTATCATAACTTATGAAAAAATAGAGGAAATTCAGGCTAGTTTTTTGGAGCAAATTTCAAAAAACGCAGATTACCATAGTGGTAATATATTAAATTTACAAAGGATAGCAATGCAAATTAGTGCAAGAAACGTTTTTGTTGGAAAAGTGGTAGAATTAACTCCAGGTGTGGTTAATTCAGAAGTTGTTTTAGAGTTAAAAAGTGGTGTTAAAATTGCATCAATAATTACAAAAAACTCAGTAGAAAATTTAGGTCTTGAAATCGGTAAAGAGGCAAAAGCTATTATCAAATCAACATCAGTTATGATAAGTTCTGAAAAAGATTTAAAAATCAGTGCAAGAAATGTCTTAAAAGGTAAAATTTCAAAGATAAACGAGGGTGCAGTTAATGCTGAGGTGAGTTTAGATTTGGGTGAAAACCAAATTTTAACATCAATAATTACAATAAACTCTATTAAAAATCTTGGCTTAAAAGTTGGAGATGAAGCTTATGGAGTTATTAAATCAACATCGGTTATGATAGGATTATAA
- a CDS encoding tripartite tricarboxylate transporter permease — protein MIPIITGFGFGIISGLIPGIHTNTICAILLSLFFTTALNDVNVLYIATFIVSAAMTHTFFDIFPSLFLGIPGDEVYALLPGQKMVKRGKGLEALNISISGSLQGFIYSFILCISLFLIIVYYNDKALIRFENIIKENMFLILLTISIFLILTDKNKIFSFFVFIFSGILGVLTLGSPNVPNPNLSAFNGIFPALTGLFGLSGLVLALFARTSPICKQDKNIKLNVITKPRSSLLGSIGGIITGFLPGLGSANAATCMLLIEDFLNKKNINKSESEKEYIASTSAINTSDAVFSIMTIYLIGKSRSGASVAIEQIIPNILINHAMIMLSSMGIAALLSFWLIHKLKYKIIEFFSNIFYKPLTFCIIFFLIFVVYFTTSLWGLFILAISTLLGIMPYIFNVRKGQMMGFFILPTILFFSGYQENIVSYLNLEAKIKIYPELTLYNIIIIFFSAIFLAIFLYRILKRKAIEK, from the coding sequence ATGATTCCAATTATTACCGGCTTTGGGTTTGGTATTATATCTGGTCTTATTCCTGGAATTCATACAAATACTATATGCGCTATACTTCTATCTTTATTTTTTACAACAGCTCTTAATGATGTAAATGTACTATATATAGCTACTTTTATAGTTTCAGCAGCCATGACTCATACATTTTTTGATATTTTCCCAAGTCTTTTTTTAGGAATTCCGGGTGATGAAGTATATGCCCTACTACCTGGACAAAAAATGGTAAAAAGAGGGAAAGGATTAGAGGCATTAAATATATCAATAAGCGGTAGCTTGCAAGGATTTATATATTCTTTTATATTATGCATATCGCTATTTTTAATTATAGTCTATTATAATGATAAGGCTTTAATAAGGTTTGAAAATATAATTAAAGAAAATATGTTTTTAATCCTTTTGACCATTTCTATTTTTCTCATATTAACAGATAAAAATAAAATATTTTCCTTCTTTGTATTTATATTTAGTGGGATATTAGGTGTCTTAACTCTTGGCAGCCCGAATGTACCAAATCCTAACCTATCAGCTTTCAACGGTATCTTTCCAGCCCTTACTGGACTATTTGGACTAAGTGGGTTAGTGCTTGCTCTATTTGCCAGAACATCGCCTATATGTAAACAAGATAAAAATATAAAATTAAATGTAATAACAAAACCTAGAAGTTCGCTTCTTGGCTCCATAGGTGGGATCATAACAGGGTTTCTTCCGGGTCTTGGATCTGCTAATGCCGCAACCTGTATGCTGCTAATAGAAGATTTTTTAAATAAAAAAAATATAAATAAAAGCGAAAGCGAAAAAGAATATATAGCATCAACAAGTGCCATAAACACATCTGATGCTGTGTTTTCTATAATGACCATATATCTGATAGGCAAATCAAGATCCGGTGCCTCTGTGGCTATAGAGCAAATAATACCAAACATACTAATAAATCATGCTATGATAATGCTATCCTCCATGGGAATAGCTGCCTTATTATCATTTTGGCTAATACATAAATTAAAATATAAAATTATTGAATTTTTTTCAAACATATTTTATAAACCTTTAACATTTTGCATTATATTTTTTTTAATATTTGTAGTATATTTTACTACCTCTTTATGGGGGCTTTTTATACTTGCTATTTCGACATTACTTGGGATAATGCCATATATATTTAATGTAAGAAAAGGTCAAATGATGGGGTTTTTTATACTACCTACCATTTTATTTTTTTCAGGATATCAAGAAAATATAGTTTCTTATCTAAATTTAGAAGCTAAAATAAAAATATATCCAGAGCTAACTCTATACAATATAATAATAATTTTTTTCTCGGCTATATTTTTGGCTATATTTTTATATAGAATTTTAAAAAGGAAAGCTATTGAGAAATAA
- a CDS encoding ATP-binding cassette domain-containing protein, whose product MINLHIKKELFGANKNMLLDLTLQIQDKTFLALCGQSGSGKTTFLRCLAGLEKSVGLIKVDDEIWQDEKIFLPPQKRRIGFVFQDYALFENLTIEQNLLFVQKDKTLCQRLLDMLDIANLKDRYPNKLSGGQKQRVALGRAMMRKPKILLLDEPLSALDPNLRAKLQDEILKIHNEFKTTTILVSHDPSEIYKLANEMIELKDGKITRQGSPEKLLLKTQGSQKFSFSGSILNIEKIDSIFVVTVSIGQQITQIVVDEALDLKVADEVSVSTKAFNLNLTKG is encoded by the coding sequence ATGATAAATTTACATATCAAAAAAGAGCTTTTTGGTGCAAATAAAAATATGCTTTTAGATCTTACTTTGCAGATACAAGATAAGACTTTTTTAGCACTCTGTGGTCAAAGTGGAAGTGGTAAAACTACCTTTTTAAGGTGTTTGGCTGGACTTGAAAAAAGTGTTGGCTTGATAAAAGTTGATGATGAAATTTGGCAAGATGAAAAGATATTTTTACCACCACAAAAAAGGCGTATAGGCTTTGTTTTTCAAGATTATGCTTTGTTTGAAAACTTAACTATTGAGCAAAATTTACTCTTTGTGCAAAAAGACAAAACTCTTTGTCAAAGACTGCTTGATATGCTTGATATTGCTAATTTAAAAGATCGCTATCCAAATAAACTAAGTGGCGGACAAAAACAAAGAGTGGCACTTGGTAGAGCTATGATGAGAAAGCCAAAAATTTTACTTTTAGATGAGCCACTCTCAGCTCTTGATCCAAATCTTAGAGCTAAACTTCAAGATGAAATTTTAAAAATTCACAATGAGTTTAAAACCACAACAATACTCGTAAGCCACGATCCTAGTGAAATTTATAAACTAGCAAATGAGATGATTGAATTAAAAGATGGAAAAATAACAAGACAAGGAAGTCCTGAAAAGCTTTTGCTCAAAACCCAAGGTAGTCAGAAATTTTCATTTTCTGGCTCTATTTTAAATATTGAAAAAATAGATAGCATTTTTGTAGTTACTGTTTCCATTGGACAGCAAATAACTCAAATCGTTGTAGATGAAGCTTTGGATTTGAAAGTTGCAGACGAAGTAAGCGTTAGTACAAAGGCATTTAATTTAAATTTAACTAAAGGATAA